A genome region from Bacteroides stercoris ATCC 43183 includes the following:
- a CDS encoding RNA methyltransferase, translated as MNRKLKITELNRISTEEFKEAEKLPLVVVLDNIRSLHNIGSVFRTSDAFRIECIYLCGITATPPHAEMHKTALGAEFTVDWKYVNNTVEAVDNLKNEGYTVYSVEQAEGSIMLNELTLDKNRKYAIVMGNEVKGVQQEVIDHSHGCIEIPQYGTKHSLNVSVTAGIVIWDLFNKLK; from the coding sequence ATGAACAGAAAACTGAAGATAACCGAACTGAACCGCATTAGTACAGAGGAGTTTAAGGAAGCGGAAAAACTGCCGCTTGTAGTTGTATTGGATAATATCCGCAGTTTGCATAATATAGGTTCCGTATTCCGCACTTCGGATGCTTTTCGCATTGAATGTATCTATCTGTGCGGCATTACGGCTACTCCACCCCATGCCGAAATGCACAAGACGGCTTTGGGAGCGGAATTTACCGTCGACTGGAAGTATGTTAATAACACTGTTGAAGCTGTTGATAACCTTAAAAACGAAGGCTATACGGTTTACTCCGTAGAGCAGGCAGAAGGTAGTATTATGCTGAATGAGTTGACTTTAGACAAAAACAGAAAGTATGCCATAGTAATGGGGAATGAGGTGAAAGGTGTTCAACAGGAAGTTATCGACCATTCTCACGGCTGCATTGAAATTCCGCAATACGGTACGAAGCATTCTCTGAATGTATCGGTTACGGCAGGCATTGTTATCTGGGATTTATTCAATAAATTGAAGTGA
- a CDS encoding DUF5131 family protein — MNGIAERSVMWNLWHGCHKFSEGCRYCYVYRGDAKRNVDSSVVVKTKNFDLPVRTNKNGSFKIPSGTLVYTCFTSDFFVEDADAWRTEAWEMIRQRSDLHFLMITKRINRVMECLPADWKDGYDNVTVCCTVENQLCADNRLPVYKAIPIKHKIIICEPLLEEISLDAYNIGEWVEQVVAGGESGYEARICNFDWIMKLHDICVKNNVSFWFKQTGSKFVKEGTLYTVKRQFQHSQARKADINFK; from the coding sequence ATGAATGGTATTGCAGAGAGGTCGGTGATGTGGAATTTGTGGCACGGTTGCCATAAATTCAGTGAAGGATGCAGATATTGTTATGTCTACCGGGGAGATGCAAAAAGAAATGTTGACAGTTCGGTTGTGGTTAAGACGAAAAATTTCGATTTGCCTGTACGGACGAATAAGAACGGAAGTTTTAAAATTCCGTCCGGAACTCTTGTTTATACCTGTTTTACTTCCGATTTTTTTGTTGAAGATGCAGATGCGTGGCGAACTGAGGCATGGGAAATGATTCGTCAACGCAGTGATCTTCATTTCCTGATGATAACCAAACGTATAAACAGGGTTATGGAGTGTCTGCCTGCCGATTGGAAAGACGGGTATGATAATGTAACTGTTTGTTGTACGGTTGAAAATCAGTTATGTGCGGATAATCGTTTGCCTGTTTATAAAGCTATTCCCATAAAACACAAAATTATTATTTGTGAGCCGTTGTTGGAAGAAATCAGTTTGGATGCCTATAATATAGGAGAGTGGGTTGAACAAGTGGTTGCAGGGGGAGAGTCCGGATATGAGGCCCGTATCTGTAATTTCGACTGGATTATGAAGCTTCACGATATTTGTGTGAAAAACAATGTTTCTTTCTGGTTTAAACAGACAGGTTCTAAATTTGTTAAAGAAGGCACTTTATATACCGTAAAACGTCAGTTTCAACATTCGCAGGCACGTAAGGCGGACATTAATTTTAAATGA
- a CDS encoding non-canonical purine NTP diphosphatase, translating to MKKKFVFATNNAHKLEEVTAILGDKIELLSMKDIHCNADIPETADTLEGNALLKARYIFENYHLDCFADDTGLEVEALNGAPGVYSARYAGDAHNSEANMQKLLQDMEGMENRKARFRTVFALIVNGKEHLFEGIVKGEITKHRHGTSGFGYDPVFIPEGYTQTYAEMGSELKNKISHRAVATDKLCNFLSK from the coding sequence ATGAAAAAGAAATTTGTTTTTGCAACCAACAATGCCCACAAACTGGAAGAAGTAACCGCTATTTTAGGAGATAAAATAGAGCTTCTCAGCATGAAAGACATCCATTGCAATGCGGATATTCCCGAAACAGCAGATACGCTTGAAGGAAACGCTTTGCTGAAGGCAAGGTATATCTTTGAAAATTACCACCTGGATTGTTTTGCCGATGATACCGGCCTGGAAGTGGAAGCCCTGAACGGAGCTCCCGGAGTGTATTCGGCACGCTATGCCGGCGATGCACACAATTCGGAAGCCAATATGCAGAAGCTGTTGCAGGATATGGAAGGAATGGAGAACCGAAAAGCCCGATTCCGTACCGTTTTCGCACTTATCGTCAATGGAAAGGAACACTTGTTCGAAGGCATCGTAAAAGGCGAAATAACGAAGCACAGGCACGGTACTTCCGGTTTCGGATATGACCCGGTCTTTATTCCGGAAGGATATACGCAGACATATGCCGAAATGGGAAGCGAATTGAAGAATAAAATCAGCCACCGGGCAGTGGCAACGGATAAGCTTTGCAACTTCCTGTCCAAGTAA
- a CDS encoding leucine-rich repeat domain-containing protein, translating into MKHIFLYCLMLCTALFTACSDDDDVQEALAEGQGEVIFTFERNQVYSITSLEEMVRLKVTLEKDGETITLPTFDLTGDEKAMTSEPIRLDNGVYTVKKYIAYNDKGVQVMEAYLESDNELVVEHENITTFYFPISIRITYSNNMLRSTLFGICTEIFGNDSTLWPKTWREENEDFLTWENLHFETDDYGNITYLSEIVFDEKFAANTEKGFGGMKKLPSAVAEMPTIESLVIRNIPEFEELPDNLNKSGISSITVLNTSLKEFPKHFENIKHLNTLSIINSKLTEIPASLQKLENLFAVNLDGNEITSFPAELAKSWQKLASLSMRNTKLQSLPAEIFSMKKVSTFDFRNNPDLSSLPETRGEGVALAGFLLDGCGFTSIPAIAATEGIRMLSLADNKITSVSNNELSATLQCLILDGNPLSAAPVINHEKLMELSLDNCGLTEIPDVSGLPNLRSLYVAKNHIQEVKADAFTKCKMFSILGLEGNNELQRIDNNAFYTTTDYKLEESTNTSIARPIYMACVDVDNCPNLTWAIPDSWNHIPTIDVTNKVGLKFGDSHVVVYHKNSNGVTRTQHCKEPLENDKECGKNHDARPVKDFEEWKEQNLK; encoded by the coding sequence ATGAAACATATATTTCTTTATTGTCTGATGCTGTGCACAGCACTGTTCACAGCCTGCTCAGACGATGATGATGTCCAAGAAGCATTAGCGGAAGGGCAAGGAGAAGTTATATTCACGTTCGAGCGCAATCAGGTATACAGCATCACCTCCCTCGAGGAGATGGTGCGCCTGAAAGTGACGCTCGAAAAAGACGGTGAAACAATTACATTACCTACATTTGACCTGACCGGTGACGAAAAAGCCATGACTTCCGAACCTATCCGTCTGGATAACGGTGTTTATACGGTAAAAAAATACATCGCTTATAACGATAAAGGAGTACAAGTGATGGAAGCTTATCTGGAAAGCGATAATGAACTGGTAGTAGAGCACGAAAACATAACAACGTTCTACTTCCCTATCTCGATTCGAATTACTTACTCCAACAACATGTTGCGCAGTACTTTATTCGGAATCTGTACCGAGATATTCGGAAACGACTCTACCTTATGGCCTAAAACCTGGCGTGAAGAAAATGAGGACTTCCTGACTTGGGAAAACCTTCATTTTGAAACCGATGACTACGGCAACATCACGTACCTTTCAGAAATCGTATTCGATGAAAAATTCGCAGCCAATACTGAAAAAGGATTTGGCGGAATGAAAAAATTGCCGTCTGCCGTTGCCGAAATGCCTACTATCGAGAGCCTTGTAATCCGGAATATTCCGGAATTTGAAGAGTTGCCCGACAATCTCAATAAATCCGGCATCAGTTCGATTACGGTATTGAATACTTCATTAAAGGAGTTTCCGAAGCATTTCGAGAATATAAAGCATCTCAACACCTTGAGTATCATCAACAGTAAGCTTACCGAAATCCCGGCTTCCTTACAGAAACTGGAGAATCTGTTTGCTGTAAACCTGGATGGCAACGAGATAACTTCATTCCCGGCAGAACTTGCAAAGAGCTGGCAGAAACTAGCCTCATTGAGCATGCGAAACACAAAATTGCAGTCTCTTCCCGCTGAAATATTCAGTATGAAGAAAGTTTCTACTTTCGACTTCAGAAACAATCCGGACCTTTCTTCGCTGCCTGAAACACGCGGTGAAGGGGTAGCATTGGCAGGCTTCCTGCTCGATGGCTGCGGATTTACTTCAATTCCTGCAATTGCAGCAACGGAAGGTATCCGTATGTTGTCATTGGCAGACAACAAAATTACATCTGTCAGCAACAATGAATTGAGCGCTACTTTACAATGTCTGATTCTGGATGGTAACCCGTTAAGCGCTGCTCCGGTAATCAATCACGAGAAATTGATGGAACTGAGCTTGGATAACTGCGGTTTGACCGAGATACCCGATGTAAGCGGATTGCCCAATTTACGTTCTCTGTACGTAGCAAAAAATCATATACAGGAAGTTAAGGCAGATGCTTTCACCAAGTGTAAAATGTTCTCGATACTGGGTCTGGAAGGCAACAATGAGTTACAAAGAATTGACAATAATGCTTTCTATACCACTACTGATTACAAATTGGAAGAATCGACGAATACATCAATTGCAAGACCCATTTATATGGCATGTGTAGACGTAGATAATTGTCCGAATCTGACCTGGGCTATTCCCGATTCCTGGAATCACATCCCAACTATAGATGTCACAAACAAAGTAGGACTGAAATTCGGTGATTCTCATGTAGTTGTTTATCATAAAAACTCCAATGGAGTAACACGTACGCAACATTGTAAAGAACCACTGGAAAATGACAAAGAGTGTGGAAAAAACCATGATGCGCGTCCTGTGAAGGATTTTGAAGAGTGGAAAGAACAGAATCTTAAATAA
- the nadA gene encoding quinolinate synthase NadA yields MDNLIEAIKQLKKEKNAIILGHYYQKGEIQDIADYVGDSLALAQWAAKTEADIIVMCGVHFMGETAKVLCPDKKVLVPDMAAGCSLADSCPADKFAQFVKEHPGHTVISYVNTTAVVKAVTDVVVTSTNARQIVESFPEDEKIIFGPDRNLGNYINSVTGRNMLLWDGACHVHEQFSVEKIVELKQQHLGAVVLAHPECKNTVLKLADVVGSTAALLKYAVAHPEKEYIVATESGILHEMQKKCPQTKFIPAPPNDSTCACNECNFMRLNTLEKLYNCLKDESPEIKVDAEIAEKAVKPIKRMLEISAKLGL; encoded by the coding sequence ATGGATAATCTGATAGAAGCTATCAAGCAACTGAAGAAAGAGAAGAATGCAATCATTCTGGGGCACTACTACCAGAAGGGTGAAATACAAGACATAGCCGACTATGTAGGCGACAGTCTGGCTCTGGCACAATGGGCGGCAAAGACGGAGGCTGATATTATCGTGATGTGCGGTGTCCACTTCATGGGTGAGACGGCAAAGGTACTTTGTCCCGACAAGAAGGTATTGGTGCCCGACATGGCGGCGGGTTGTTCGCTTGCCGACAGTTGCCCGGCGGATAAGTTTGCACAGTTCGTTAAAGAGCATCCCGGACATACGGTGATATCCTATGTGAATACAACGGCTGTCGTAAAGGCTGTTACGGATGTAGTGGTAACTTCCACCAATGCCAGACAAATCGTAGAAAGCTTTCCCGAAGATGAGAAAATAATATTCGGTCCTGATAGAAACCTGGGAAATTATATCAACTCCGTTACAGGCAGAAATATGTTGTTATGGGACGGGGCGTGCCATGTACACGAACAGTTCTCGGTTGAAAAGATTGTTGAATTGAAGCAGCAGCATCTCGGTGCAGTGGTATTGGCTCATCCCGAATGCAAGAACACGGTTTTGAAGCTGGCGGATGTGGTAGGTTCTACGGCGGCTTTGCTGAAGTATGCGGTTGCTCATCCCGAAAAGGAATACATCGTTGCTACGGAATCGGGTATCCTGCACGAGATGCAGAAGAAATGTCCGCAGACGAAGTTTATTCCGGCACCGCCCAACGACAGTACCTGTGCCTGCAATGAGTGTAACTTTATGCGGTTAAACACATTGGAAAAGCTTTATAATTGCCTGAAAGACGAATCTCCGGAAATCAAGGTGGATGCGGAAATAGCAGAGAAAGCGGTGAAACCGATCAAGAGGATGCTGGAGATTTCTGCAAAACTGGGATTATAG
- a CDS encoding radical SAM protein, with translation MTVIYPSPIFGPVHSRRLGVSLGINLLPEDGKVCTFDCIYCECGFNSDHRPKKPLPTREEVRAALEARLQDMQKNGPVPDVLTFAGNGEPTAHPHFPEIIEDTLALRDKYFPKTKVSVLSNSTFIHRPAVFEALNKVDNNILKLDTADEAYIRELDRPAGHYSVRGIIGGMKAFKGNCIIQTMFLKGGFGDKDMDNTSDKYVLPWLEAVKEISPRQVMIYTIDRETPDHDLQKATHEELDRIAALVKEAGMAVSVSY, from the coding sequence ATGACTGTCATTTATCCGTCTCCCATATTCGGTCCCGTCCATTCCCGCCGTTTGGGAGTATCTTTGGGAATCAATCTGTTGCCGGAAGACGGTAAGGTGTGCACTTTCGACTGCATTTATTGCGAGTGCGGGTTTAATTCCGACCATCGTCCCAAGAAGCCGCTCCCTACGCGCGAAGAAGTGCGTGCCGCATTGGAAGCCCGTCTGCAGGATATGCAGAAAAACGGACCCGTACCTGATGTACTGACTTTTGCAGGAAACGGAGAACCGACCGCACATCCGCATTTTCCTGAAATCATAGAAGACACGCTTGCTTTGCGCGATAAATACTTTCCGAAAACCAAGGTAAGCGTATTGAGCAATTCTACTTTCATTCATCGTCCTGCCGTATTCGAGGCTTTGAACAAAGTGGATAACAATATTCTGAAACTGGATACGGCAGACGAAGCTTATATCCGTGAGCTCGATCGTCCGGCAGGACATTATTCCGTCCGCGGGATAATCGGGGGAATGAAGGCTTTTAAAGGTAACTGTATTATCCAAACCATGTTCTTGAAAGGCGGTTTTGGAGATAAGGATATGGATAATACTTCCGATAAGTATGTTTTGCCCTGGTTGGAGGCCGTCAAGGAGATTTCTCCCCGCCAGGTAATGATTTATACTATCGACAGGGAAACTCCCGACCATGACCTGCAAAAGGCTACTCATGAGGAATTGGACCGTATTGCAGCATTGGTGAAAGAAGCAGGGATGGCTGTGAGTGTCTCTTATTGA
- a CDS encoding DUF1573 domain-containing protein has protein sequence MAQDIVFNKTVYDLGTVSEDADPVTATYIFTNKTKAPLAVATVRTTCGCTTANYSKAPILPGKQGSINIVYNPAGRPGVFNRSVTVFFSGKENPFVLQVKGYVRPGKPRKYAGYAYVLGKLQLRTTLVRFHPMKLGTQMQKSNVMVINSGNYSLQIRFKTEDPDFSAVMIPAKLAPGEKGEIVITRRSTEKQKQAEQRCVRLFELSSRENVLELLVKNELCQ, from the coding sequence GTGGCACAAGACATAGTTTTCAATAAGACTGTTTATGATTTAGGTACTGTTTCCGAAGATGCAGATCCGGTTACGGCTACCTATATTTTTACAAATAAAACGAAAGCTCCTTTAGCTGTTGCCACTGTCAGGACAACCTGCGGATGTACTACGGCGAATTATTCCAAAGCTCCGATATTGCCGGGAAAGCAGGGCAGTATTAATATTGTTTATAATCCTGCTGGAAGACCGGGAGTGTTCAATCGTTCTGTTACCGTATTTTTTTCCGGGAAAGAGAATCCTTTCGTATTGCAGGTTAAAGGCTATGTAAGACCCGGAAAGCCGCGAAAATATGCGGGATATGCGTATGTATTGGGCAAGTTGCAATTACGTACTACTCTGGTGCGTTTTCATCCGATGAAACTAGGGACACAGATGCAGAAATCAAATGTCATGGTAATCAATTCAGGCAATTATTCTCTTCAAATCAGGTTTAAAACGGAAGATCCGGATTTTTCTGCTGTAATGATACCAGCCAAACTCGCTCCGGGCGAAAAAGGGGAGATAGTCATTACCCGTAGGAGTACGGAAAAACAAAAACAAGCGGAACAACGGTGTGTCCGCTTGTTTGAGTTAAGCTCAAGAGAGAATGTGTTAGAGTTGTTGGTAAAAAATGAGCTTTGTCAGTAA
- a CDS encoding BACON domain-containing protein: MKLNILNYKHVLAIAFMGLAVCISSCKDDEEGITGFRLDKESIELPDNGGEVALQISTNERWTASSDADWYMITPANGEGSAVCVVKADSSYMYTQREGLITFRTVSGEYTVKIQQGGYERAIKFESLQDDTLHVPHYKPLDEAYVDIEATANVSYKVVIPETAREWLYFKDENSPKYEEEFNAETTIPRKQKVRLYFKTHIEWDSERRADLQYIETGRTDGIVSEVGVIQEKAPRIIPSRTGDSLALLTVARMLNVGVPWNTSRPITHWNNVKTRPVTYTYNDGTIEEERTEERVVGFTLSMIETKESLPDQLKYLDQLETLAITSNSNSYIKEIELGDVVTTLKKLKSLSLFGYGISKLPASIGDMENLEELNLSANTFQSLDDVIKPLKNLGPKLKYLNLASCRIVDGDATKNLADTPNGIDPVSGRHIGLTGTLPKEIFTYFPNMEYLNLSYNYLHGQVPDLAKTDFEGGEILPKLKYLSINLNRFTGKLPQWMINHEYRGCWGAAILILNQEGRDYEGDLSGFDNEREFTDNMPDCPTDEEEEAQLLNLPILNDAEKAVAAEFSAKYPWEKYGNNCPIYGNWRYYNRIK, translated from the coding sequence ATGAAATTGAATATACTGAATTATAAACATGTTTTAGCAATAGCTTTTATGGGGTTAGCTGTCTGTATCAGCTCTTGCAAAGATGACGAAGAAGGTATCACAGGCTTCCGACTTGATAAAGAAAGCATCGAATTGCCTGATAACGGCGGTGAGGTGGCACTTCAGATTTCAACCAACGAACGATGGACTGCTTCTTCTGATGCCGATTGGTATATGATAACTCCTGCCAACGGTGAAGGCAGCGCTGTCTGCGTGGTTAAAGCCGACTCATCATATATGTATACGCAACGTGAGGGATTGATTACTTTCCGTACCGTATCGGGCGAATATACAGTGAAGATTCAGCAAGGCGGATACGAACGTGCCATCAAATTTGAAAGCCTGCAGGACGACACGTTGCACGTACCTCATTACAAACCGCTGGACGAAGCATATGTAGACATCGAGGCTACAGCCAACGTATCTTATAAGGTAGTAATCCCGGAAACAGCCCGCGAATGGCTATATTTCAAGGACGAAAACAGCCCAAAGTACGAGGAAGAGTTTAATGCGGAAACTACCATTCCACGCAAACAAAAAGTGCGTCTTTACTTCAAGACCCATATCGAATGGGATAGCGAACGTAGAGCCGATTTGCAATATATCGAAACCGGACGTACTGACGGCATTGTATCAGAAGTAGGTGTGATTCAGGAAAAAGCTCCGCGCATCATCCCTTCAAGAACCGGCGACTCATTGGCTCTGCTGACTGTAGCGCGTATGTTGAACGTAGGTGTTCCATGGAATACCAGCCGTCCTATCACACACTGGAACAACGTCAAGACAAGACCTGTTACTTATACATACAATGACGGTACCATTGAAGAAGAACGTACTGAGGAGCGTGTTGTAGGATTTACTCTTTCCATGATTGAGACGAAAGAATCCTTACCCGACCAACTTAAGTATTTGGACCAGTTGGAGACTCTTGCCATAACATCCAATTCAAACTCTTACATCAAAGAAATTGAACTAGGTGACGTGGTCACTACACTGAAAAAATTAAAAAGTTTATCATTGTTCGGCTATGGTATTTCCAAGCTGCCCGCTTCGATAGGCGATATGGAAAATCTGGAAGAATTGAATTTAAGCGCCAACACTTTCCAAAGCTTAGACGACGTTATCAAGCCTTTGAAAAATTTAGGACCGAAACTGAAATATCTAAATCTGGCTTCTTGCCGTATTGTAGACGGTGATGCAACCAAAAACTTGGCTGATACACCTAATGGTATCGATCCCGTATCAGGACGTCATATAGGTTTGACAGGTACACTTCCTAAAGAAATATTTACCTATTTCCCGAATATGGAATATTTGAATCTTTCTTATAACTACCTGCATGGACAAGTTCCCGACCTTGCTAAAACAGACTTCGAAGGAGGAGAAATCCTGCCTAAGTTGAAATATCTCTCTATCAATTTGAACCGTTTTACAGGCAAGCTACCTCAATGGATGATCAACCACGAATATAGAGGATGCTGGGGCGCTGCCATTCTGATTCTCAATCAGGAAGGAAGAGACTACGAAGGAGACCTTTCAGGATTCGACAATGAAAGAGAATTTACCGATAACATGCCGGATTGTCCGACCGATGAGGAAGAAGAGGCACAGTTGCTTAACCTGCCGATTCTTAATGATGCGGAAAAAGCGGTTGCGGCTGAATTCTCAGCAAAATATCCATGGGAAAAGTATGGTAATAACTGCCCTATCTATGGTAACTGGAGATACTATAACAGAATTAAATAA
- a CDS encoding DUF4294 domain-containing protein: MVYFCAMSKRFNIVILITFLSAGVLTCHAQQQPQTGASKSIYLTPMCVYNGDTIPYVKLPTVYIFKPLKFKNRREMAKYYKLIRDVKKVLPISKEINRAIIETYEYLQTIPTQKERQKHLKAVEKGLKEQYTHRMKKLSFAQGKLLIKLVDRQTHSTSYELVKAFMGPFKAGFYQTFAALFGASLKKQYDPTGDDALTERVILLVESGQL; the protein is encoded by the coding sequence ATGGTGTACTTTTGCGCTATGAGCAAACGGTTTAACATAGTAATACTCATAACATTTCTCTCGGCAGGAGTCCTGACTTGTCATGCCCAGCAGCAACCCCAAACCGGTGCATCCAAAAGCATCTATCTCACTCCCATGTGCGTGTACAACGGCGATACGATTCCTTACGTGAAACTTCCTACCGTTTACATCTTCAAACCGCTAAAATTCAAGAACAGGCGCGAAATGGCGAAATACTACAAACTTATCCGCGACGTAAAGAAAGTGCTTCCCATTTCAAAGGAAATCAACCGGGCGATTATCGAGACTTACGAATACCTGCAGACCATTCCCACTCAAAAAGAGCGGCAAAAGCACCTGAAAGCTGTGGAAAAGGGGTTGAAAGAACAATACACTCACCGTATGAAAAAGCTTTCCTTTGCACAAGGAAAACTGTTAATCAAACTGGTAGACCGGCAAACCCATTCCACTTCCTACGAGCTGGTAAAAGCGTTTATGGGACCTTTTAAAGCCGGATTCTACCAGACCTTTGCCGCACTGTTCGGAGCCAGTCTGAAAAAACAATACGACCCTACGGGAGATGATGCGCTTACGGAAAGAGTAATCTTACTGGTAGAGAGCGGGCAGCTCTGA
- a CDS encoding helix-hairpin-helix domain-containing protein → MTLIKIGVFMSMLLITPMLVAQNATLSLWEENLEQLSADEEERNWEDELETLSARLQEPVNINAATKRQLEEFPFLTDIQIENILAYVYINGQMQTLYELQLVKEMDRQTIELLLPFVCIKTVKDPSRYPSLKTVLKYAVQEVLTRLDIPLYTRKGYEKNYLGPAVYHSLRYSFRYGDYFQAGITGEKDAGEPFFALHDKKGYDYYSFYGLLKNRGRLKALALGNYKLGFGLGLVIGADFGLGKTFSMSASEFRRGGIRKHSSTDSYNYFRGTAVTVEILRFLELSAFYSHRSMDGVVKGGKIASIYKTGLHRTEKEADKMNAFVMQSAGGNLTYEKNRLKVGVTGIYYRFSHPYEPDLKKYAKYNLHGNDFYNLGVDYKYRWGKWVWVGEGAVGKQGYALLNQLKYRLLTGYQLLLIHRCYSHDYWSFFGRSFGEGSAPQNENGWYLATEAAPWAHWKFFASLDMFSFPWWKYRISKASQGIDGMFQAAYSPQKNLLLYLNYRYKRKERDVSGTGGKVTLPVFHHKLRCRLAYTPGAFACRTTVDYNYFCQQSGEGHEFEGKQGWQCTQSCAYTFSRFPLAVSVQGTYFHTDDYDSRIYASEKGLVYTFYTPSFYGRGFRYSAHIRCDLNKTFMFLVKFGQTVYRDRETIGSGNDLIEGNTKTDLQMQFRVKF, encoded by the coding sequence ATGACCCTAATCAAGATAGGAGTTTTTATGAGTATGCTGTTAATAACTCCTATGCTTGTAGCTCAAAATGCGACATTATCCCTGTGGGAAGAGAATCTGGAACAACTCTCCGCCGATGAAGAAGAGAGAAACTGGGAAGATGAACTGGAAACGCTTTCCGCTCGTCTGCAAGAACCTGTCAATATCAATGCCGCCACTAAACGGCAATTGGAGGAATTTCCTTTCCTTACGGATATTCAAATAGAAAATATTTTGGCGTATGTTTATATAAACGGACAGATGCAGACTCTTTATGAGTTGCAGTTGGTGAAGGAGATGGACCGGCAAACGATCGAACTGCTGTTACCCTTTGTCTGCATAAAGACCGTTAAGGACCCTTCCCGCTATCCTTCTTTAAAAACGGTATTGAAGTATGCCGTGCAAGAAGTATTGACACGTCTGGATATCCCTTTATATACCCGCAAGGGATATGAGAAAAACTATCTGGGACCTGCCGTTTACCATTCACTGCGTTACAGTTTTCGTTATGGAGATTACTTTCAGGCGGGAATAACGGGAGAGAAGGATGCCGGTGAACCGTTCTTTGCTTTGCATGACAAGAAAGGATATGATTATTATTCGTTTTACGGCTTACTCAAAAACAGGGGCAGGCTGAAAGCTTTGGCATTGGGCAATTATAAACTGGGGTTCGGTCTGGGCCTGGTGATTGGCGCAGACTTTGGATTAGGAAAAACTTTCTCCATGTCCGCATCCGAATTCCGCAGAGGGGGAATCCGGAAACACAGCTCTACGGATTCGTATAACTATTTTCGCGGAACGGCGGTAACAGTGGAAATTCTTCGTTTTTTAGAACTTTCTGCCTTTTATTCGCACCGTTCTATGGATGGGGTGGTGAAAGGCGGAAAAATCGCTTCCATTTACAAAACAGGCTTGCATCGTACGGAGAAGGAGGCGGATAAAATGAATGCGTTTGTCATGCAATCGGCAGGTGGTAACCTCACTTACGAAAAAAATAGATTGAAAGTGGGGGTGACAGGTATTTATTATCGTTTCAGTCATCCTTATGAACCGGATTTAAAGAAGTATGCGAAATACAACTTGCATGGAAATGATTTTTATAATCTGGGTGTGGATTATAAATACCGTTGGGGAAAGTGGGTATGGGTAGGAGAGGGGGCTGTTGGCAAACAGGGATATGCCTTGCTGAATCAACTGAAATATAGATTATTAACAGGTTATCAACTGCTGTTAATACATCGTTGTTATTCCCACGATTATTGGTCTTTCTTCGGGCGTTCGTTCGGCGAGGGAAGTGCTCCGCAAAACGAAAACGGCTGGTATCTGGCTACGGAAGCTGCTCCCTGGGCGCATTGGAAGTTTTTCGCTTCTTTGGATATGTTCTCTTTCCCCTGGTGGAAGTATCGTATCAGCAAGGCTTCGCAGGGAATAGACGGAATGTTTCAGGCTGCCTATTCTCCGCAGAAAAACTTATTGCTATATCTCAATTACCGGTATAAGCGCAAGGAGAGGGATGTGTCGGGAACAGGCGGGAAAGTAACATTACCGGTCTTTCATCACAAGCTCCGTTGCAGGCTTGCTTATACGCCGGGAGCTTTTGCATGTCGCACTACGGTCGATTACAATTATTTTTGCCAGCAGAGTGGGGAAGGACATGAGTTTGAAGGAAAACAAGGCTGGCAATGTACCCAGTCCTGCGCTTATACTTTTTCCAGATTCCCTTTGGCCGTATCCGTACAAGGTACTTATTTCCATACGGATGATTACGATTCGCGGATTTATGCTTCCGAAAAAGGATTGGTTTATACGTTCTATACTCCTTCTTTCTACGGCAGAGGTTTTCGCTATTCCGCTCATATACGTTGTGATTTGAACAAAACTTTTATGTTTCTCGTTAAGTTCGGGCAAACCGTTTATCGGGACCGTGAAACTATCGGTTCGGGTAACGATTTGATAGAAGGAAATACAAAAACAGACTTGCAGATGCAGTTTCGTGTTAAGTTTTGA